The following proteins are co-located in the Pectinophora gossypiella chromosome 7, ilPecGoss1.1, whole genome shotgun sequence genome:
- the LOC126368519 gene encoding uncharacterized protein LOC126368519, with protein MARANDPPEETTKYLQPTLASITESLSLLGLSPETLAMSLGESLAERYLATLKPKQPERPLLGGCGAPRRALYADPGLQLFSNDFIDYLNQIA; from the coding sequence ATGGCGCGCGCCAACGACCCGCCCGAGGAGACAACCAAGTATCTGCAGCCTACACTCGCCAGCATCACCGAGTCGCTCTCTCTGCTCGGCCTCAGTCCGGAAACGCTCGCCATGAGTCTCGGCGAGTCATTGGCCGAGCGCTACTTGGCCACTCTCAAGCCGAAGCAGCCCGAGCGGCCCCTTCTCGGTGGCTGCGGCGCCCCCCGCCGCGCCCTTTACGCCGACCCCGGCCTGCAACTCTTCTCCAACGACTTCATCGACTACTTGAACCAAATCGCGTAA